A stretch of Castanea sativa cultivar Marrone di Chiusa Pesio chromosome 2, ASM4071231v1 DNA encodes these proteins:
- the LOC142625914 gene encoding putative protein phosphatase 2C 34 isoform X1, whose translation MVIFPSFLDGFTRSVPIKKERNNKNDVGRETAEKLAKEAKKNELILSSSGTVKANKSNNLVSVCSKRGMKGINQDCLIVWEEFGCQEDMLFCGIFDGHGPWGHLVAKRVRKSVPASLLCNWQETLASTSLDLDFEIEVDRNLHRFDIWKKSYLKTYAAVDQELKHHPGINSFHSGTTALTLVKQGEHLVIANVGDSRAVLATTSDDGHLVPLQLSIDFKPNLPQEAERIAQSKGRVFCLDDEPGVHRIWRPNGETPGLALSRAMGDYCLKEFGLISVPDVTQRNITSRDKFVILATDGLWDVISNQEAVQIVSSAPVREKSAKRLVEHAVHAWKHKKRGIAKDDISAVCLFFHTSTSQPINPIQVLKQVA comes from the exons ATGGTGATTTTTCCCTCCTTTCTTGATGGATTCACAAGAAGTGTACCAATCAAGAAAGAGAGGAATAATAAGAATGATGTTGGAAGGGAAACTGCAGAAAAGTTGGCAAAGGAGGCGAAGAAGAATGAGCTAATATTGAGTTCTTCTGGCACTGTGAAGGCCAACAAGTCAAACAACTTGGTGTCAGTGTGCTCAAAGAGAGGGATGAAAGGAATTAATCAGGATTGCTTAATTGTTTGGGAG GAGTTTGGATGCCAAGAAGACATGcttttttgtgggatttttgATGGACATGGCCCATGGGGACACCTTGTAGCCAAAAGGGTCAGAAAATCAGTGCCTGCTTCTTTGCTGTGCAATTGGCAAGAGACTCTAGCCTCAACCTCACTTGATCTGGATTTTGAAATTGAAGTGGATAGAAACCTTCATCGGTTTGATATATGGAAGAAATCCTACTTAAAAACTTACGCGGCTGTTGACCAAGAGCTTAAGCATCATCCTGGAATTAATTCTTTTCATAGCGGTACTACAGCTCTGACACTTGTTAAACAG GGTGAACATCTTGTCATAGCAAATGTTGGTGACTCCCGAGCTGTATTGGCAACAACATCTGATGATGGCCATTTGGTACCACTTCAGCTTAGCATTGACTTCAAGCCCAATTTACCTC AGGAGGCTGAGCGAATAGCACAATCCAAAGGGCGAGTCTTTTGTTTAGATGATGAACCTGGGGTGCACAGGATCTGGAGGCCTAATGGTGAGACACCAGGACTAGCACTATCAAGAGCCATGGGTGACTACTGCCTGAAGGAATTTGGGCTTATTTCTGTGCCAGATGTGACACAAAGGAACATAACTAGCAGAGACAAATTTGTCATATTGGCAACGGATGGA ctATGGGATGTTATTTCCAACCAAGAAGCTGTACAGATTGTTTCTTCAGCACCTGTTAGAGAAAAGTCAGCTAAAAGGTTGGTGGAGCATGCTGTTCATGCATGGAAACATAAGAAGCGAGGCATTGCAAAGGATGACATCTCAGCTGTTTGCCTCTTCTTTCACACTTCAACCTCTCAACCAATCAACCCTATTCAAGTCTTGAAACAGGTTGCATGA
- the LOC142625914 gene encoding putative protein phosphatase 2C 73 isoform X2, protein MLFCGIFDGHGPWGHLVAKRVRKSVPASLLCNWQETLASTSLDLDFEIEVDRNLHRFDIWKKSYLKTYAAVDQELKHHPGINSFHSGTTALTLVKQGEHLVIANVGDSRAVLATTSDDGHLVPLQLSIDFKPNLPQEAERIAQSKGRVFCLDDEPGVHRIWRPNGETPGLALSRAMGDYCLKEFGLISVPDVTQRNITSRDKFVILATDGLWDVISNQEAVQIVSSAPVREKSAKRLVEHAVHAWKHKKRGIAKDDISAVCLFFHTSTSQPINPIQVLKQVA, encoded by the exons ATGcttttttgtgggatttttgATGGACATGGCCCATGGGGACACCTTGTAGCCAAAAGGGTCAGAAAATCAGTGCCTGCTTCTTTGCTGTGCAATTGGCAAGAGACTCTAGCCTCAACCTCACTTGATCTGGATTTTGAAATTGAAGTGGATAGAAACCTTCATCGGTTTGATATATGGAAGAAATCCTACTTAAAAACTTACGCGGCTGTTGACCAAGAGCTTAAGCATCATCCTGGAATTAATTCTTTTCATAGCGGTACTACAGCTCTGACACTTGTTAAACAG GGTGAACATCTTGTCATAGCAAATGTTGGTGACTCCCGAGCTGTATTGGCAACAACATCTGATGATGGCCATTTGGTACCACTTCAGCTTAGCATTGACTTCAAGCCCAATTTACCTC AGGAGGCTGAGCGAATAGCACAATCCAAAGGGCGAGTCTTTTGTTTAGATGATGAACCTGGGGTGCACAGGATCTGGAGGCCTAATGGTGAGACACCAGGACTAGCACTATCAAGAGCCATGGGTGACTACTGCCTGAAGGAATTTGGGCTTATTTCTGTGCCAGATGTGACACAAAGGAACATAACTAGCAGAGACAAATTTGTCATATTGGCAACGGATGGA ctATGGGATGTTATTTCCAACCAAGAAGCTGTACAGATTGTTTCTTCAGCACCTGTTAGAGAAAAGTCAGCTAAAAGGTTGGTGGAGCATGCTGTTCATGCATGGAAACATAAGAAGCGAGGCATTGCAAAGGATGACATCTCAGCTGTTTGCCTCTTCTTTCACACTTCAACCTCTCAACCAATCAACCCTATTCAAGTCTTGAAACAGGTTGCATGA
- the LOC142624882 gene encoding antimicrobial ginkbilobin-2-like protein, with product MKKFTFSVKFLIVTSLMLSNSSCHADVNAYTGLQCSKDDYSATENGFQTNLNNLFSSLVNGALQKGFYKTTAGKNSNKVYGLIQCRGDISGNSCAGCTNNSITVALHDYPKSKEVWVWFRWCFLHYSNDDFFGVMVDNSVALRNETNYDDIAVISNGLSFMSGLASTAPKQPLMFQTAVMDVGKSGKRYGMAQCTRDISSIECGKCLDAQLVTLRTIFGSKRGWEIYGSSCFMWYHDFQFYLNVSITASARRLSSYGVGVGTIIVVLSLLTLL from the exons ATGAAAAAATTCACTTTCTCagtaaagtttctgatagtAACATCTTTAATGTTGTCAAATAGCTCTTGCCATGCTGATGTCAATGCATATACCGGTCTGCAGTGCTCAAAAGATGATTATTCTGCAACTGAGAATGGCTTCCAGACCAATCTCAACAATCTATTTAGTTCACTTGTTAATGGGGCTCTTCAAAAGGGCTTCTACAAGACCACAGCAGGAAAGAACTCCAACAAGGTTTATGGCCTCATACAATGTAGAGGTGACATATCTGGCAATAGTTGTGCTGGTTGCACCAATAACTCCATTACAGTTGCATTACACGACTACCCAAAGAGCAAAGAGGTCTGGGTTTGGTTCAGATGGTGTTTTTTGCACTATTCAA atgatgatttttttggggttatggTAGATAATTCAGTGGCATTGAGGAATGAAACTAATTATGATGATATAGCAGTGATTTCAAATGGACTCTCCTTCATGAGTGGACTTGCATCTACTGCTCCAAAACAGCCTTTGATGTTCCAGACTGCAGTGATGGATGTTGGAAAAAGTGGGAAGAGGTATGGCATGGCTCAGTGCACTAGAGATATCAGTAGTATTGAATGTGGCAAGTGCTTGGATGCTCAATTGGTGACTTTAAGGACAATTTTTGGAAGTAAAAGAGGATGGGAGATCTATGGGTCCAGTTGTTTTATGTGGTACCATGATTTCCAGTTCTATTTGAACGTTTCAATCACTGCAA GTGCTAGAAGACTCTCTTCCTATGGAGTTGGAGTTGGCACAATCATTGTGGTGTTATCACTTCTGACACTTTTGTAG